One genomic segment of Odocoileus virginianus isolate 20LAN1187 ecotype Illinois chromosome 33, Ovbor_1.2, whole genome shotgun sequence includes these proteins:
- the CDIPT gene encoding CDP-diacylglycerol--inositol 3-phosphatidyltransferase — MASENIFLFVPNLIGYARIVFAIISFYFMPCCPLTASSFYLLSGLLDAFDGHAARVLNQGTRFGAMLDMLTDRCSTMCLLVNLALLYPRATLLFQLSMSLDVASHWLHLHSSVVRGSESHKMIDLSGNPVLRIYYTSRPALFTLCAGNELFYCLLYLFNFSEGPLVGSVGLFRMGLWITAPIALLKSLISVIHLITAARNMAALDAADRAKRK, encoded by the exons ATGGCAAGCGAAAATATCTTCCTGTTTGTGCCTAACCTCATCG GTTATGCTCGGATTGTCTTCGCCATCATTTCTTTCTACTTCATGCCCTGCTGCCCACTCACGGCCTCCTCCTTTTACCTGCTCAGCGGACTTCTGGACGCTTTCGATGGACACGCTGCTCGGGTCCTTAATCAAG GGACCCGGTTTGGGGCCATGCTGGACATGCTGACAGACAGGTGCTCCACGATGTGTCTGCTGGTCAACCTGGCCCTGCTGTACCCTCGCGCCACCCTTCTCTTCCAGCTCAGCATGAGCTTAGATGTGGCCAGCCACTGGCTGCACCTCCACAG TTCTGTGGTCCGAGGCAGTGAAAGTCACAAGATGATCGACCTGTCTGGAAACCCGGTGCTTCGCATCTACTACACCTCCAGA CCTGCTCTGTTCACCCTGTGTGCTGGAAACGAGCTCTTCTACTGCCTCCTCTACCTGTTTAATTTCTCCGAGGGACCTTTAG TTGGCTCAGTGGGTCTTTTCCGAATGGGCCTCTGGATCACCGCCCCTATCGCCCTGCTCAAGTCTCTCATCAGCGTCATCCACCTGATCACAGCTGCCCGCAACATGGCTGCCTTGGACGCGGCAGATCGGGCCAAGAGGAAGTGA
- the LOC110131756 gene encoding putative protein T-ENOL, with product MSSTFARNEEKKGSRPSQPTTPATSLGCNLKVSRSEEFLTRISTELTDEALFVAACHMNPVPIKEKQTQDQGTQISKHVFFTKTRGTDTRSDRNRTHTKAHLLPSPREKGALPSNLTAGG from the exons ATGTCATCCACTTTTGCCAGGAATGAGGAGAAAAAGGGCAGCCGGCCATCccaacccacaacccctgcaacCTCACTGGGCTGCAATCTG aaggtttctcGCTCTGAGGAATTCCTGACACGGATCAGCACGGAACTCACTGACGAGGCCTTGTTTGTTGCTGCCTGCCACATGAATCCTGTGCCTATCAAGGAAAAACAGACACAAGACCAAGGGACTCAGATATCCAAACATG TGTTCTTCACCAAGACCCGAGGCACTGATACCCG CTCTGACAGAAACCGTACCCACACGAAGGCACATCTCCTGCCATCCCCTCGTGAGAAG GGAGCTCTGCCCAGCAACTTGACGGCTGGAGGATGA